The following are from one region of the Stigmatella ashevillena genome:
- a CDS encoding type I polyketide synthase, translating to MRDPIAIIGIGCRFPGGARSPHHLWDLLAQGRSAIVEVPKERWDHRRYYDPDPEKPGKTYVRSGGFLQEPIDLFDAAFFSISPREAATLDPQQRLLAEVAWESLEDAGLPPDGLAGSQTGVYVGGFMLDSMLTHLGPVNRLMIGAHTAVGSTMTVLSNRLSFMFDFRGPSISMDTACSSSLVAVHLACQDLWSGTTTLGLAGGVNVMFRPEVFVAMSKGKFLSTDGYSKSFDARADGYGRGEGAGIVVLKRLADAVRDNDRIYALIRGTGVNQDGHSESMTAPSARAQEALIRQVCARASVDPTELHAFEAHGTGTAVGDPAEMGGLGAVSKRPDAQGPWVGSLKANIGHLEAAAGVAGLIKASLILQHRQLPPQANLQKLNPAIPFESLGIRVPQRLEALEPRNGEPLKMGVNSFGYGGTNAHCLLEQAPSTGALTRTPDAQAKRAVSLSEPVLLPLSARSPEALRALARSYAGLLSAPDRAPLADICFSAATRRSHHEHRLALIATEDAAGLAARLESFAANNPAEDGASGRTLPAAVAAKPVFVFTGMGPQWWAMGRELYERDALFRSTLDRCDAIFQRIAGWSLLAQMLADEKSSNMARTDIAQPANAFLQIGLFELWRRAGVEPSAVVGHSAGEVAAAYAAGRFTLEQAMLVIYERSRIQAKAAGQGKMLAVGLPEDGARAVMKGREHAVSIAAINGPGAVTLSGDAKVIEEIAAELEARGVFQRILKVEVPYHSPAMDALKPELRRCLATLQPSVGHLPTYSTVTGGFVEGVSYDAEYWCNNIREPTLFAKATSQLLKDGYRLFLELGPHPVLLASIKECFTEARVEGRVFSSLKRMEPEQKTLSKALADLYVAGAHISWAGLYPEGCCFTQLPTYPWQREKHWNESEEALTDRQGSDEHALLGPRISAPMPTWERGLNVWFLPCLQDHRVRGSLVVPGATYVELALGVRRELGLPEPHMLEDVRFENALVVAGNDEPVLRTTYDEATQTVAIYSRPRDSRTTWTRHATARLRKNLLAPPQEHVELASLEAHAAAQVDTEALYRMLGARGLDYGPSLRGIRWLRRGETELLAEIALPVSEVARITTDPRIVLDPVWLDPCFQAMVAWLPENDQRLYLPMGCRSIRCSKQPDPREPLFCHARIRKQTAHALESDITLIDGHGQVVAMLSGVECAALADAEEKAPRPSFYDWTYEHVFEEAKTEEAGAKSSGGWIVFADRGGIGTELGRALERAGVQDLVQVVRGEAFVRESDTRFQIRPGDAGDAGRLVEALGLTRFRNIAYLFGLDASQVADAGDVSAFLRVVMALASGEGAAIRVVTRDAQRAVPGDALSSLAAAPLIGFSRVVSAELPHLRTRTIDLPLGATAAQPEMIERLARELLAETQEDEVALRDTRRFVRRLKSKPLPEWEERTVGTAGSEGKEQVFEVALDGSEQRPRKASRQRPGRGEIEIKLASVTLTRGAGAQGRRSSTSLWPVELGGVVAAVGEDVRGFVPGQRVQALMAQEASVIGTHAVVRLGRDWIGSGAAQGRLLPFLAAEYALHVHGRLQPEERLLVLGNAGGIGSAVLEIGRAAGAQVAAVLDLETEQAPQGIRVFDRRSPTLTDELMAWAGAGGVDLLVNASADPESTMTGVLGAFGRFVDAGPIAPAEGLFATAWPRGVSCFRVDVAAILQQRPKEAAERLQAVLKRFGELPALSAESWPVTRAGEARRWLSEHARQNGIARLTLSFTDAGPVALAPAANERVFSADAAYLITGGFGGFGLSLARWMASEGARHLVLTGRKGAATPEAKQLIQDLEAAGVRVTGAAADVSNRDEMQALFARIDATHPPLKGVLHTAAVLDDAPLADLNSERIQRVMSPKAGGAWILHELTRDRPLDFFVLFSSVAALIGNPRQGNYVAANSFLDALAEHRAAQGLAAASIHWGVFGESGMAQGEAVRAYLESLGLHAMPPASVLGALKKVLRLRAPQIGIFDISWPKLGRAAPNLGRTLRTAHLMGDSQTGAQSEVERLRRHLSGLTLEARQPEIERFLTERLALILQIPVERVDPQKPLSMLGVDSLLSMQVQGTIREALGIEIPALELLRGGSLVQVASTLSAKFDGPAAVAAVAAPSTEASQIERQVNNMSESEVETILRAMLEAQEGKGTVTQ from the coding sequence GTGCGTGACCCTATCGCGATTATTGGTATTGGTTGTCGATTTCCAGGAGGCGCGAGATCGCCTCACCACCTCTGGGACCTGCTCGCACAAGGGCGCAGCGCGATAGTCGAGGTCCCAAAAGAGCGCTGGGACCATCGCCGCTACTACGATCCTGACCCAGAGAAGCCGGGCAAGACGTACGTCCGTTCCGGCGGTTTTCTACAAGAGCCGATCGACCTCTTCGACGCCGCCTTTTTCTCCATCTCTCCGCGTGAAGCGGCGACGCTCGACCCTCAGCAACGCCTCCTCGCCGAGGTCGCCTGGGAGAGCCTCGAGGACGCGGGCCTTCCTCCGGACGGCCTCGCGGGCAGCCAGACCGGCGTCTACGTCGGCGGGTTCATGCTCGACAGCATGCTCACGCACCTGGGACCGGTGAACCGTCTGATGATCGGCGCCCATACGGCGGTCGGGTCGACCATGACGGTGCTCTCCAACCGGCTGTCCTTCATGTTCGACTTCCGGGGACCGAGCATCTCGATGGACACGGCGTGCTCCTCCTCGCTCGTCGCCGTCCACCTCGCCTGCCAGGACCTGTGGAGCGGGACGACGACACTCGGGCTGGCGGGTGGCGTCAACGTCATGTTCAGGCCCGAAGTCTTCGTGGCGATGAGCAAGGGCAAGTTCCTGTCGACCGATGGGTACTCCAAGAGCTTCGATGCGCGCGCCGACGGCTACGGCCGAGGCGAAGGCGCTGGCATCGTGGTGCTCAAGCGGCTCGCGGACGCGGTGCGCGACAATGACCGCATCTACGCGCTGATCCGGGGAACCGGCGTCAATCAGGACGGGCACAGCGAATCCATGACGGCGCCGAGCGCGCGCGCCCAGGAGGCGCTGATCCGCCAGGTGTGCGCCCGTGCTTCGGTGGATCCCACCGAGCTCCATGCCTTCGAAGCCCATGGCACCGGAACCGCCGTTGGAGATCCCGCGGAGATGGGGGGACTGGGCGCCGTGTCGAAGCGGCCCGACGCCCAGGGGCCGTGGGTGGGTTCGCTCAAGGCCAACATCGGACACCTCGAAGCGGCGGCCGGCGTGGCGGGGTTGATCAAGGCGAGCCTGATTCTCCAACACCGGCAGCTTCCGCCACAAGCCAACCTCCAGAAGCTCAACCCGGCCATTCCCTTCGAGTCCCTGGGGATCCGCGTTCCGCAGCGCCTGGAGGCGCTCGAGCCCAGGAATGGCGAACCCCTGAAAATGGGCGTCAACTCCTTCGGCTACGGCGGGACGAACGCGCACTGCTTGCTGGAGCAGGCTCCGTCCACCGGCGCGCTCACGCGCACCCCGGATGCGCAAGCGAAGCGCGCCGTGAGCCTGTCCGAGCCGGTGCTTCTGCCGCTCTCTGCCCGCAGCCCCGAGGCGCTTCGCGCGCTCGCCCGGTCCTACGCGGGCCTTCTCTCCGCTCCGGACCGTGCGCCGCTCGCGGACATCTGCTTCTCCGCGGCGACGCGGCGCAGCCACCACGAGCACCGCCTCGCCCTGATTGCCACCGAGGATGCCGCCGGGCTCGCGGCGCGGCTGGAGTCCTTCGCCGCCAACAATCCTGCGGAGGACGGAGCCTCCGGCCGCACGCTCCCCGCGGCGGTGGCGGCGAAGCCAGTCTTCGTGTTCACCGGGATGGGGCCGCAGTGGTGGGCCATGGGCCGTGAGCTCTATGAGCGGGACGCGCTGTTCCGCTCCACCCTCGACCGCTGCGACGCCATCTTCCAGCGGATCGCGGGCTGGTCGCTGCTGGCCCAGATGCTCGCGGACGAGAAGTCCTCCAACATGGCGAGGACGGACATCGCGCAGCCCGCGAACGCATTCCTGCAAATCGGCCTGTTCGAGCTCTGGCGGCGCGCGGGCGTCGAGCCCTCGGCGGTGGTGGGCCACAGTGCCGGCGAGGTCGCCGCGGCCTACGCGGCGGGGCGCTTTACCCTCGAGCAGGCCATGCTCGTGATCTACGAGCGGAGCCGGATCCAGGCGAAAGCGGCCGGGCAGGGCAAGATGCTGGCGGTGGGGCTCCCCGAAGACGGCGCTCGCGCCGTCATGAAGGGGCGTGAGCACGCGGTCTCGATCGCCGCGATCAACGGGCCGGGCGCTGTGACCCTGTCGGGCGACGCCAAGGTGATCGAAGAGATCGCGGCCGAGCTCGAGGCCCGGGGTGTCTTCCAGCGCATCTTGAAGGTCGAGGTGCCCTACCACAGCCCCGCGATGGATGCGCTCAAGCCGGAGCTGCGCCGGTGTCTGGCCACGCTCCAGCCTTCGGTCGGGCACCTTCCCACCTATTCCACCGTCACGGGTGGGTTCGTGGAAGGCGTGTCCTATGACGCCGAGTACTGGTGCAACAACATCCGGGAGCCCACCCTCTTCGCGAAGGCCACCAGCCAGCTTTTGAAAGACGGCTACCGGCTCTTCCTCGAGCTGGGTCCCCATCCCGTCCTGCTGGCCTCCATCAAGGAATGCTTCACGGAGGCTCGCGTCGAGGGACGGGTGTTCTCCTCGCTCAAGCGGATGGAGCCCGAGCAGAAGACCCTCTCCAAGGCCTTGGCGGACCTCTACGTCGCCGGAGCCCACATCTCGTGGGCAGGGCTCTATCCCGAGGGCTGCTGCTTCACCCAGCTCCCCACCTATCCCTGGCAGCGGGAGAAACACTGGAACGAGTCCGAGGAGGCGCTCACGGATCGCCAGGGCTCGGACGAGCATGCGTTGCTCGGGCCCAGGATCTCCGCGCCCATGCCCACCTGGGAGCGTGGGTTGAACGTGTGGTTCTTGCCCTGTCTCCAGGATCACCGCGTCCGAGGCTCGCTCGTTGTCCCAGGGGCCACCTACGTCGAGCTGGCGCTGGGCGTACGCCGCGAACTGGGGCTCCCGGAGCCCCACATGCTGGAAGACGTGCGGTTCGAGAACGCGCTCGTCGTGGCGGGCAACGACGAGCCCGTGCTCCGGACCACCTACGATGAAGCGACGCAAACGGTGGCGATCTACAGCCGCCCTCGCGACAGCCGCACCACATGGACGCGGCACGCCACGGCGCGTCTTCGCAAGAACCTCCTCGCGCCTCCGCAGGAGCACGTCGAGCTTGCCAGCCTTGAGGCGCACGCCGCGGCCCAGGTCGATACGGAAGCGCTCTACCGGATGCTCGGTGCGCGTGGCCTCGATTACGGCCCAAGCCTTCGCGGCATCCGCTGGTTGCGCCGCGGCGAGACAGAGCTCCTCGCCGAAATCGCGCTCCCTGTCTCGGAGGTGGCGCGCATCACCACCGACCCCCGCATCGTTCTGGACCCGGTCTGGCTGGACCCTTGCTTCCAGGCCATGGTGGCCTGGCTGCCCGAAAATGATCAGCGGCTCTACCTCCCGATGGGGTGCCGGAGCATCCGCTGCTCGAAGCAGCCCGATCCCCGGGAGCCGCTGTTCTGCCACGCACGAATCCGGAAGCAGACGGCCCATGCGCTGGAGAGCGACATCACCTTGATCGATGGCCATGGTCAGGTGGTGGCCATGCTGTCGGGTGTCGAGTGCGCCGCGCTCGCGGATGCCGAGGAGAAGGCCCCCAGGCCGTCCTTCTACGACTGGACCTACGAGCACGTCTTCGAGGAGGCCAAAACCGAAGAGGCGGGAGCGAAGAGCAGCGGTGGCTGGATCGTGTTCGCGGATCGCGGCGGGATCGGCACCGAGCTTGGACGCGCGCTTGAGCGAGCGGGCGTTCAGGACCTGGTCCAGGTGGTGCGGGGCGAGGCGTTCGTCCGCGAATCGGACACGCGCTTCCAGATCCGCCCGGGAGATGCCGGGGATGCCGGCCGCCTCGTGGAGGCACTCGGCCTCACGCGGTTCCGGAACATCGCCTATCTGTTTGGCCTGGATGCGAGCCAGGTGGCGGACGCAGGGGACGTGTCTGCGTTCCTCCGGGTGGTGATGGCCCTGGCCTCGGGAGAGGGCGCGGCGATCCGCGTCGTCACCAGGGATGCGCAGCGCGCGGTTCCGGGGGATGCATTGTCCTCACTCGCCGCGGCGCCCTTGATCGGCTTCTCACGCGTGGTGTCGGCCGAACTCCCGCATTTGCGGACGCGCACGATCGATCTGCCCCTGGGGGCTACGGCCGCCCAACCCGAGATGATCGAGCGCCTCGCTCGCGAGCTCCTGGCGGAGACCCAGGAAGATGAGGTCGCGCTGCGTGACACCCGGCGATTCGTCCGGCGCCTCAAGTCCAAGCCCCTCCCCGAGTGGGAGGAACGGACGGTGGGGACCGCGGGCTCCGAGGGCAAAGAGCAGGTCTTCGAAGTCGCCCTCGACGGCTCGGAGCAGCGGCCGAGGAAGGCCTCACGGCAGCGGCCGGGACGTGGAGAGATCGAAATCAAGCTCGCGAGCGTGACGCTGACGCGCGGAGCAGGGGCTCAAGGCCGACGCTCGTCCACCTCACTCTGGCCGGTGGAGCTGGGAGGCGTGGTGGCCGCGGTGGGTGAAGACGTGCGTGGGTTTGTTCCCGGACAACGGGTGCAGGCGCTGATGGCGCAAGAGGCGTCTGTGATTGGGACGCACGCGGTGGTGCGGCTGGGACGTGACTGGATCGGCTCAGGCGCCGCGCAGGGGCGGCTGCTGCCATTCCTTGCCGCCGAGTACGCGCTCCACGTTCACGGGCGGCTCCAGCCCGAAGAGCGGCTCTTGGTGCTCGGCAACGCCGGGGGGATTGGCTCTGCGGTGCTTGAGATCGGGCGAGCCGCGGGCGCTCAGGTGGCGGCTGTCCTGGACCTTGAGACAGAGCAGGCGCCCCAGGGGATCCGTGTCTTCGACCGGCGCTCCCCCACACTCACGGACGAGCTGATGGCATGGGCTGGTGCCGGCGGCGTGGATCTCCTGGTGAATGCGTCTGCTGATCCCGAGTCCACCATGACTGGCGTCCTCGGGGCCTTCGGCCGCTTCGTCGATGCGGGGCCGATCGCACCGGCGGAAGGCCTCTTCGCCACCGCCTGGCCGCGAGGCGTTTCCTGCTTCAGGGTGGATGTCGCGGCCATTCTGCAGCAGCGCCCCAAGGAGGCAGCCGAGCGGCTTCAGGCCGTCCTCAAGCGGTTTGGAGAGCTCCCAGCGCTCTCTGCCGAGAGCTGGCCGGTAACCCGCGCGGGAGAAGCGCGGCGCTGGCTTTCGGAGCATGCGCGGCAGAATGGGATCGCCCGCCTCACGCTCTCGTTCACGGATGCGGGGCCGGTGGCGCTCGCACCCGCGGCGAACGAGCGTGTGTTCAGCGCGGACGCGGCCTACCTCATCACGGGTGGTTTCGGGGGCTTCGGTCTCTCCCTCGCCCGCTGGATGGCCTCCGAGGGTGCACGGCACCTCGTGCTCACGGGCCGAAAAGGGGCTGCGACCCCCGAGGCAAAACAGCTCATCCAGGATCTCGAGGCAGCAGGGGTTCGCGTCACCGGGGCCGCCGCGGACGTCAGCAACAGGGACGAGATGCAGGCGCTGTTCGCACGGATCGACGCCACGCACCCCCCGCTGAAGGGGGTATTGCACACCGCGGCTGTCCTCGATGATGCGCCCCTGGCCGATCTCAACTCGGAGCGCATCCAGCGCGTCATGTCTCCCAAGGCCGGCGGAGCGTGGATCCTCCACGAGCTGACCCGGGATCGCCCGCTGGACTTCTTCGTCCTGTTCTCCTCGGTCGCTGCCTTGATCGGCAATCCCCGGCAGGGCAACTACGTCGCCGCGAACAGCTTCTTGGACGCGCTCGCGGAGCACCGCGCCGCGCAAGGCCTGGCGGCGGCCAGCATCCACTGGGGTGTCTTCGGAGAGAGCGGGATGGCTCAGGGCGAGGCGGTGCGGGCTTACCTCGAATCCCTCGGCCTCCATGCGATGCCCCCGGCCTCGGTGTTGGGAGCGCTCAAGAAGGTGCTTCGGCTCCGAGCGCCCCAAATCGGGATCTTCGACATCAGCTGGCCCAAGCTGGGGCGCGCGGCTCCGAACCTCGGCCGGACGCTGAGGACCGCGCACCTGATGGGAGACTCCCAGACGGGCGCGCAGAGCGAAGTGGAGCGGCTCCGCCGTCACCTGTCAGGGCTGACGCTGGAGGCGCGGCAGCCGGAGATCGAACGCTTCCTCACGGAACGCCTCGCCCTCATCCTCCAGATTCCGGTCGAGCGTGTGGATCCGCAGAAGCCGCTGTCCATGTTGGGTGTGGACTCGCTCTTGTCGATGCAAGTCCAGGGGACCATCCGCGAGGCGCTCGGCATCGAAATCCCAGCGCTTGAGCTCCTTCGTGGAGGGAGCCTGGTGCAGGTGGCAAGCACCCTGTCCGCGAAGTTCGACGGGCCCGCAGCGGTGGCAGCGGTGGCAGCGCCCAGTACCGAGGCATCCCAGATCGAGCGGCAAGTGAACAACATGTCTGAGAGCGAAGTGGAAACGATCCTCCGCGCCATGCTGGAAGCCCAAGAAGGAAAGGGGACGGTGACGCAATGA